One genomic window of Danio rerio strain Tuebingen ecotype United States chromosome 24, GRCz12tu, whole genome shotgun sequence includes the following:
- the tubb6 gene encoding tubulin, beta 6 class V isoform 1 (isoform 1 is encoded by transcript variant 1): MREIVHIQAGQCGNQIGTKFWEVISDEHGIDPAGSYVGDSSLQLDRINVYYNEASSHKYVPRAILVDLEPGTMDSVRSGAFGQLFRPDNFIFGQTGAGNNWAKGHYTEGAELVDSVLDIVRKECEYCDCLQGFQLTHSLGGGTGSGMGTLLISKIREEYPDRIMNTFSVMPSPKVSDTVVEPYNATLSVHQLVENTDETYCIDNEALYDICFRTLKLTTPTYGDLNHLVSATMSGVTTSLRFPGQLNADLRKLAVNMVPFPRLHFFMPGFAPLTARGSQQYRALTVPELTQQMFDARNMMAACDPRLGRYLTVATVFRGPMSMKEVDEQMLAIQNKNSSYFVEWIPNNVKVAVCDIPPRGLKMASTFIGNSTAIQELFKRISEQFSAMFKRKAFLHWFTGEGMDEMEFTEAESNMNDLVSEYQQYQEATCSIGEEAFDDDDEEEVNE; this comes from the exons atgAGGGAGATCGTACATATTCAAGCCGGACAGTGCGGGAACCAGATTGGAACAAAG TTCTGGGAAGTCATCAGCGACGAGCATGGCATTGATCCAGCCGGCAGCTATGTGGGTGACTCAAGTCTGCAGCTCGACAGAATTAATGTGTACTACAACGAGGCGTCCT CTCACAAGTACGTTCCCAGAGCCATCCTTGTGGACCTGGAGCCTGGCACAATGGACAGTGTTCGTTCTGGAGCGTTTGGGCAGCTTTTCCGACCCGACAACTTCATTTTTG GACAGACAGGTGCAGGCAACAACTGGGCCAAGGGCCACTACACTGAAGGAGCCGAGCTGGTGGACTCAGTGCTGGATATCGTCAGAAAAGAGTGCGAGTATTGCGACTGTCTGCAAGGCTTCCAGCTCACACACTCCCTCGGCGGAGGAACCGGATCAGGAATGGGAACGCTTCTCATAAGCAAGATCCGAGAGGAATACCCGGACCGCATCATGAACACGTTCAGCGTCATGCCTTCACCGAAAGTGTCTGATACGGTGGTGGAGCCGTACAACGCCACGCTCTCTGTGCATCAACTCGTGGAAAACACTGATGAAACGTACTGTATTGATAACGAGGCACTTTATGACATCTGCTTCCGCACGCTCAAGCTGACCACACCCACATATGGAGATCTCAATCATTTGGTGTCTGCAACGATGAGCGGCGTCACCACTTCGCTGCGGTTCCCCGGCCAGCTGAACGCAGATCTGCGCAAATTAGCGGTCAACATGGTGCCGTTCCCTCGCCTCCACTTCTTCATGCCCGGCTTCGCTCCACTGACCGCAAGAGGAAGCCAGCAGTATCGCGCCCTCACCGTGCCTGAACTCACCCAGCAGATGTTTGATGCCAGGAACATGATGGCCGCCTGTGACCCACGGTTAGGTCGTTACCTTACTGTCGCCACTGTATTCCGCGGGCCAATGTCAATGAAAGAAGTCGACGAGCAAATGCTGGCCATTCAGAACAAAAACAGCAGCTATTTTGTGGAGTGGATCCCCAACAACGTCAAAGTTGCAGTGTGTGACATTCCACCAAGGGGACTTAAAATGGCCTCCACTTTTATCGGCAACAGCACCGCCATCCAGGAACTCTTTAAGCGCATTTCTGAGCAATTTTCGGCTATGTTCAAGCGCAAGGCCTTCCTGCATTGGTTCACTGGAGAAGGAATGGATGAGATGGAGTTCACCGAGGCAGAGAGCAATATGAATGACCTGGTGTCAGAGTATCAGCAGTACCAGGAGGCCACATGCAGTATTGGCGAGGAAgcatttgatgatgatgatgaggaagaaGTGAATGAGTGA
- the tubb6 gene encoding tubulin, beta 6 class V isoform 2 (isoform 2 is encoded by transcript variant 2): MDSVRSGAFGQLFRPDNFIFGQTGAGNNWAKGHYTEGAELVDSVLDIVRKECEYCDCLQGFQLTHSLGGGTGSGMGTLLISKIREEYPDRIMNTFSVMPSPKVSDTVVEPYNATLSVHQLVENTDETYCIDNEALYDICFRTLKLTTPTYGDLNHLVSATMSGVTTSLRFPGQLNADLRKLAVNMVPFPRLHFFMPGFAPLTARGSQQYRALTVPELTQQMFDARNMMAACDPRLGRYLTVATVFRGPMSMKEVDEQMLAIQNKNSSYFVEWIPNNVKVAVCDIPPRGLKMASTFIGNSTAIQELFKRISEQFSAMFKRKAFLHWFTGEGMDEMEFTEAESNMNDLVSEYQQYQEATCSIGEEAFDDDDEEEVNE; encoded by the exons ATGGACAGTGTTCGTTCTGGAGCGTTTGGGCAGCTTTTCCGACCCGACAACTTCATTTTTG GACAGACAGGTGCAGGCAACAACTGGGCCAAGGGCCACTACACTGAAGGAGCCGAGCTGGTGGACTCAGTGCTGGATATCGTCAGAAAAGAGTGCGAGTATTGCGACTGTCTGCAAGGCTTCCAGCTCACACACTCCCTCGGCGGAGGAACCGGATCAGGAATGGGAACGCTTCTCATAAGCAAGATCCGAGAGGAATACCCGGACCGCATCATGAACACGTTCAGCGTCATGCCTTCACCGAAAGTGTCTGATACGGTGGTGGAGCCGTACAACGCCACGCTCTCTGTGCATCAACTCGTGGAAAACACTGATGAAACGTACTGTATTGATAACGAGGCACTTTATGACATCTGCTTCCGCACGCTCAAGCTGACCACACCCACATATGGAGATCTCAATCATTTGGTGTCTGCAACGATGAGCGGCGTCACCACTTCGCTGCGGTTCCCCGGCCAGCTGAACGCAGATCTGCGCAAATTAGCGGTCAACATGGTGCCGTTCCCTCGCCTCCACTTCTTCATGCCCGGCTTCGCTCCACTGACCGCAAGAGGAAGCCAGCAGTATCGCGCCCTCACCGTGCCTGAACTCACCCAGCAGATGTTTGATGCCAGGAACATGATGGCCGCCTGTGACCCACGGTTAGGTCGTTACCTTACTGTCGCCACTGTATTCCGCGGGCCAATGTCAATGAAAGAAGTCGACGAGCAAATGCTGGCCATTCAGAACAAAAACAGCAGCTATTTTGTGGAGTGGATCCCCAACAACGTCAAAGTTGCAGTGTGTGACATTCCACCAAGGGGACTTAAAATGGCCTCCACTTTTATCGGCAACAGCACCGCCATCCAGGAACTCTTTAAGCGCATTTCTGAGCAATTTTCGGCTATGTTCAAGCGCAAGGCCTTCCTGCATTGGTTCACTGGAGAAGGAATGGATGAGATGGAGTTCACCGAGGCAGAGAGCAATATGAATGACCTGGTGTCAGAGTATCAGCAGTACCAGGAGGCCACATGCAGTATTGGCGAGGAAgcatttgatgatgatgatgaggaagaaGTGAATGAGTGA
- the tubb6 gene encoding tubulin, beta 6 class V isoform X1 — protein MGTLLISKIREEYPDRIMNTFSVMPSPKVSDTVVEPYNATLSVHQLVENTDETYCIDNEALYDICFRTLKLTTPTYGDLNHLVSATMSGVTTSLRFPGQLNADLRKLAVNMVPFPRLHFFMPGFAPLTARGSQQYRALTVPELTQQMFDARNMMAACDPRLGRYLTVATVFRGPMSMKEVDEQMLAIQNKNSSYFVEWIPNNVKVAVCDIPPRGLKMASTFIGNSTAIQELFKRISEQFSAMFKRKAFLHWFTGEGMDEMEFTEAESNMNDLVSEYQQYQEATCSIGEEAFDDDDEEEVNE, from the coding sequence ATGGGAACGCTTCTCATAAGCAAGATCCGAGAGGAATACCCGGACCGCATCATGAACACGTTCAGCGTCATGCCTTCACCGAAAGTGTCTGATACGGTGGTGGAGCCGTACAACGCCACGCTCTCTGTGCATCAACTCGTGGAAAACACTGATGAAACGTACTGTATTGATAACGAGGCACTTTATGACATCTGCTTCCGCACGCTCAAGCTGACCACACCCACATATGGAGATCTCAATCATTTGGTGTCTGCAACGATGAGCGGCGTCACCACTTCGCTGCGGTTCCCCGGCCAGCTGAACGCAGATCTGCGCAAATTAGCGGTCAACATGGTGCCGTTCCCTCGCCTCCACTTCTTCATGCCCGGCTTCGCTCCACTGACCGCAAGAGGAAGCCAGCAGTATCGCGCCCTCACCGTGCCTGAACTCACCCAGCAGATGTTTGATGCCAGGAACATGATGGCCGCCTGTGACCCACGGTTAGGTCGTTACCTTACTGTCGCCACTGTATTCCGCGGGCCAATGTCAATGAAAGAAGTCGACGAGCAAATGCTGGCCATTCAGAACAAAAACAGCAGCTATTTTGTGGAGTGGATCCCCAACAACGTCAAAGTTGCAGTGTGTGACATTCCACCAAGGGGACTTAAAATGGCCTCCACTTTTATCGGCAACAGCACCGCCATCCAGGAACTCTTTAAGCGCATTTCTGAGCAATTTTCGGCTATGTTCAAGCGCAAGGCCTTCCTGCATTGGTTCACTGGAGAAGGAATGGATGAGATGGAGTTCACCGAGGCAGAGAGCAATATGAATGACCTGGTGTCAGAGTATCAGCAGTACCAGGAGGCCACATGCAGTATTGGCGAGGAAgcatttgatgatgatgatgaggaagaaGTGAATGAGTGA
- the cidea gene encoding lipid transferase CIDEA isoform X2 — protein MLTLVLEDDGTVVDSEAFFQSLPTNTPFMVLEKGDVWTPSKLVLPSFRQPRRSGIAKLSFDLYKLNPKDFLGCLTVKATLYEIYTLSYDIKCTRAKYFLMSLLRCFMYMAKLTGQVLLCASTYVLRYIGDEECSS, from the exons ATGCTCACGCTGGTGCTGGAGGATGATGGGACGGTGGTGGACTCTGAGGCCTTTTTTCAGTCTCTGCCCACTAATACTCCATTCATGGTCCTGGAGAAAGGAGACGTCTGGACACCCAGCAAACTG GTTCTGCCAAGTTTCAGACAGCCGAGGAGAAGTGGGATTGCCAAACTGAGCTTTGACCTGTACAAGCTGAACCCGAAGGATTTTCTGGGCTGCCTCACCGTTAAAGCCACTCTTTATGAAATATACACACTCTCATATGACATCAAGTGCACCAGAGCCAAGTACTTTCTGAT GTCTTTACTGCGATGTTTCATGTACATGGCCAAACTGACAGGTCAGGTTCTGCTGTGTGCCTCCACATATGTGCTGCGGTATATCGGAGATGAGGAATGCTCAAGCTAA
- the cidea gene encoding lipid transferase CIDEA isoform X1, whose protein sequence is MEYAKTLVPTSLMRSVSSVQTTLAQRMLSPPQPRPYKVCTPNRRRRKGFTATSLADLIEQVASSFLIACQMLTLVLEDDGTVVDSEAFFQSLPTNTPFMVLEKGDVWTPSKLVLPSFRQPRRSGIAKLSFDLYKLNPKDFLGCLTVKATLYEIYTLSYDIKCTRAKYFLMSLLRCFMYMAKLTGQVLLCASTYVLRYIGDEECSS, encoded by the exons ATGGAGTACGCGAAAACATTAGTTCCTACATCTTTAATGAG GTCTGTATCGTCAGTTCAGACAACTCTGGCTCAGCGAATGTTGTCTCCTCCTCAGCCGCGGCCATACAAAGTCTGCACACCGAACCGGCGGCGGAGGAAAGGCTTCACGGCCACCTCTCTGGCAGACCTCATAGAGCAG GTGGCCAGTTCTTTCCTGATAGCCTGTCAGATGCTCACGCTGGTGCTGGAGGATGATGGGACGGTGGTGGACTCTGAGGCCTTTTTTCAGTCTCTGCCCACTAATACTCCATTCATGGTCCTGGAGAAAGGAGACGTCTGGACACCCAGCAAACTG GTTCTGCCAAGTTTCAGACAGCCGAGGAGAAGTGGGATTGCCAAACTGAGCTTTGACCTGTACAAGCTGAACCCGAAGGATTTTCTGGGCTGCCTCACCGTTAAAGCCACTCTTTATGAAATATACACACTCTCATATGACATCAAGTGCACCAGAGCCAAGTACTTTCTGAT GTCTTTACTGCGATGTTTCATGTACATGGCCAAACTGACAGGTCAGGTTCTGCTGTGTGCCTCCACATATGTGCTGCGGTATATCGGAGATGAGGAATGCTCAAGCTAA